A region of the Peredibacter starrii genome:
ACATCACATTTATGGAAAGTCTTGGTCTAGGTGGTGAAACTCGTGGTCAACGCTTGGGACAGCTTGCTTCATTCAATACACTTTCATACGCCCTGGGTGGAATTCTCGCGGCAATTGGTAATCATCAGTTAGTTTCGGTTCTTATTCTGGGGCTTCTCATTGTGAGTGGAGTTAGAATCTTGACTCAAGTCGAGGTCAAAGTATGTTAGCCTCATTACATTCGGCCACATGTTTTTATAATTCTCTCTTCCTCGAATGGAGACAGCAACGCCTCGGAACTTTCCAGGGTCAGAATGCTTTCTTCGTTCTTTTAAATCCAGAACAAGAACTTGTGATTCCTCTTAAGCGTCACTCTCGCTTGGGCCGTCATGAGTATCAAGGAACTTTCTTCATTGGTACCAAGGGCGACTATTCATCGGTTTCTTTCTCTCAGTCAGTTGAGCTAATGCTAAATGTTTTGGCAAAAACTGAAGACGAGATTCAAAACATTAAAAACTTTGTTTCCCGTGTGAAAGACAGTGAAGAGAACATTCGATTCTCACTGAAACTTCGTAAGAGCGATTTTGAATCAATCTTTACTTCATTGCCTGACTTCAAAGACGCTGAACGCGCTTTATTTGTGGGTCATGCTTTTCATCCAGCACCAAAAAATAAAACCGGCTTTAATCAGATTGATGCTAAGTTATTTTCACCTGAATGTGGTGGCCAGTTTCCTCTACGTTGGTTCTGGGTCGCCAATGATATGATCTATCAAAAATCATCTGAGGTGTTTGAAGATCTCGGCTGGTTAAACAAGATGTGGAAGGAAGAATTCCCGCATCGGCCGGCGATTGAAGGTTACCAGGCCTTCCCAATGCATCCTTGGCAAGCTCAGCATATTCTTTCTATGCCGATTATTCAGACCTACATGAAAGAAGGTCGCATGATTGAGATGAATGAAACGGGTCCAGACTGGTATCCAACGACTTCTCTTAGAACGATTTACCGCGAGAACGCGGACTACATGCTGAAGTTTTCACTCAATGTGAAACTCACAAACTCTATGCGCCACCTTCTTGAGCACGAATTACTTCGAGGTCTTCAAGTGCATGAGGTGTTCAACACAACTGAAGGAAAAACGCTTCTAGAGACTCATCCTGGTTTCAATGTGGTGTTTGAGCCTTCGTATTACGCAATCAAAGACGAGAATGGTGCTCCGATCAAGGAGACCTTTGTTGTATGTCGTGAGAATAGTTTTAAATCTGATAAAGTGAAGCATGTGGTTCTAGCGGTGTTAACTCAGGACCATCCAGACTTTAAAGAGAATCTTCTTCAGACTCTGATTAAAAAATATGCTGAAGAAAATAAAACTGATTATGCTCAAGCTTCTGAGAAATGGTTTGAACTGTATTTGAAAAATGCAGTGGCTCCAATGCTTGATGCTCAGAAGAACTTTGGAATCCTTCTTGGGGCCCATCAGCAAAACCTCATTATAGGGATTGAAAACAATCTTCCTGTGAAGGCCACTTTCCGCGATTGTCATGGAACTGGTTACTCTCCTCTTGGATTTGAATTATTCGGAAAATCTGTAAAAAGCATTGATATCGATAATGGGAACATTCTTAATTATGAGATCGCGAACTACTTGTTCACTTACTATCTCATCATTAATTCGACCTTTAATGTCATGACGGCCATTGCTCAAGGAAATGCTGTTTCGGAAGAAAAACTCATTCACCAAATGAGAAGCTTCCTGGAAGCTACCCTGGCAGAGGACCCTAAAGATCCAAGCTGCATTCAGTACTTACTTAATGACAAAGTTTTACAACATAAAGGGAACTTCCTGTGTAGTCTCAGAAACATTAACGAGAACACGGCCAAGAACCCACTGGACATCTATGTCCAAATCCCTAACCCATTCTTAGTAGGAAAATAAATATGAACTCAGAAGTAGTTTACTCACCTCTAGTCTCAACCGATTCATTCAAGGCCATCCTTAATGAAAATGAAATCACGGTACAATCAACTCGTGACCAGAAACTAACCGCCACTTTTACGATTACGGATAATGAACTTT
Encoded here:
- a CDS encoding IucA/IucC family protein, giving the protein MLASLHSATCFYNSLFLEWRQQRLGTFQGQNAFFVLLNPEQELVIPLKRHSRLGRHEYQGTFFIGTKGDYSSVSFSQSVELMLNVLAKTEDEIQNIKNFVSRVKDSEENIRFSLKLRKSDFESIFTSLPDFKDAERALFVGHAFHPAPKNKTGFNQIDAKLFSPECGGQFPLRWFWVANDMIYQKSSEVFEDLGWLNKMWKEEFPHRPAIEGYQAFPMHPWQAQHILSMPIIQTYMKEGRMIEMNETGPDWYPTTSLRTIYRENADYMLKFSLNVKLTNSMRHLLEHELLRGLQVHEVFNTTEGKTLLETHPGFNVVFEPSYYAIKDENGAPIKETFVVCRENSFKSDKVKHVVLAVLTQDHPDFKENLLQTLIKKYAEENKTDYAQASEKWFELYLKNAVAPMLDAQKNFGILLGAHQQNLIIGIENNLPVKATFRDCHGTGYSPLGFELFGKSVKSIDIDNGNILNYEIANYLFTYYLIINSTFNVMTAIAQGNAVSEEKLIHQMRSFLEATLAEDPKDPSCIQYLLNDKVLQHKGNFLCSLRNINENTAKNPLDIYVQIPNPFLVGK